Below is a window of Coriobacteriia bacterium DNA.
GTGGGACGCGTGAGGACCATCAAGTCCTCATTCGAGATGGAGGAGCTGTTCAGGCGCGGACGGCGAGTATCGCATCCGCTCCTGACGCTGCTGTACGGCAAGACGCCGGAGGGACGCGGCCCCGAGGGCCGCGTCGCCTTTATCGCGGGTAAGAGGATCGGAGGAGCCGTGGTCCGGAACCGGGCGAAACGGCTGCTCAGGGAGGCTGCGAGAGGAACAGGCGCGCCCTGGTCCGGGTACGACGCCGCACTGATCGCCCGCCTGGGTACCGCGGACGCGTCCGAGCCCGAGGTGAGGCGAGCGCTGGAGGGGCTGCTCCGCCGGGCCGGCCTGAGGGGTGAAGAGTGATGAGGGCCCTGGCCGT
It encodes the following:
- the rnpA gene encoding ribonuclease P protein component, with product MRTIKSSFEMEELFRRGRRVSHPLLTLLYGKTPEGRGPEGRVAFIAGKRIGGAVVRNRAKRLLREAARGTGAPWSGYDAALIARLGTADASEPEVRRALEGLLRRAGLRGEE